From a region of the Sesamum indicum cultivar Zhongzhi No. 13 linkage group LG3, S_indicum_v1.0, whole genome shotgun sequence genome:
- the LOC105159056 gene encoding glutamyl-tRNA reductase 1, chloroplastic has protein sequence MAVSSAFVGAKLETLLLSNSASSSASAAQAGLICKPVAARPKRAALIRRNSGMIRCEAVPDFVVQTEKLDPINAASSSASASSLSALEQLKTSAADRYTKERSSIVVIGLSIHTAPVEMREKLAIPEAEWPRAIGELCGLNHIEEAAVLSTCNRMEIYVLALSRQRGVKEVTEWMSKTSGIPVSEICEHRFLLYDKEATQHIFEVSAGLDSLVLGEGQILAQVKQVVKVGQGVVGFGRNISGLFKHAITVGKRVRAETNIAAGAVSVSSAAVELALMKLPETSHATARMLVIGAGKMGKLVIKHLVAKGCTKMVVVNRSEDRVAAIREEIKDVEIIYKPLTEMLNCAAEADVVFTSTASETPLFLKEHVLDLPPVDPSVGGLRLFVDISVPRNIGACVNELETARVYNVDDLKEVVAANKEDRLRKAMEAQAIIAEESKQFEAWRDSLATVPTIKKLRAYAERIRAAELDKCLSKMGDDIPKKTRKAVDDLSRGIVNKLLHGPMQHLRCDGSDSRTLSETLENMHALNRMFNLETEISELEQKIRAKVEQTQK, from the exons ATGGCTGTTTCGAGTGCGTTTGTGGGTGCGAAGCTCGAGACGTTGTTACTCAGTAATTCGGCGTCGTCGTCCGCCTCCGCAGCTCAGGCTGGCTTGATATGCAAACCTGTTGCGGCGCGACCGAAGCGGGCGGCTTTGATCAGGAGGAATTCCGGAATGATCAGGTGTGAGGCTGTGCCCGACTTTGTGGTTCAGACAGAAAAGTTGGATCCTATCAATGCGGCTTCCTCCTCGGCTTCGGCTTCGAGCCTCTCTGCTCTTGAACAGCTGAAGACCTCAGCTGCTGACA GGTATACGAAAGAAAGAAGCAGTATTGTAGTAATTGGTCTCAGCATCCACACCGCACCTGTGGAAATGCGGGAGAAACTTGCTATTCCTGAAGCAGAGTGGCCAAGGGCTATTGGTGAACTATGTGGATTGAATCATATTGAAGAAGCGGCTGTTCTTAGTACCTGTAACCGAATGGAGATATATGTTCTAGCTCTTTCTCGGCAGCGGGGGGTTAAAGAAGTAACTGAATGGATGTCAAAG ACCAGTGGAATTCCGGTTTCAGAGATCTGTGAGCACCGTTTTCTGCTTTATGACAAAGAAGCAACACAGCACATCTTTGAAGTGTCTGCTGGACTTGATTCCTTGGTATTAGGAGAAGGTCAAATCCTTGCTCAAGTGAAACAAGTGGTCAAAGTTGGGCAAGGGGTTGTGGGCTTTGGACGGAACATAAGCGGGCTCTTTAAACATGCCATCACTGTTGGAAAGAGGGTTAGAGCTGAAACCAACATTGCAGCAGGGGCAGTTTCTGTGAGTTCGGCTGCTGTAGAGTTGGCTTTGATGAAGCTCCCTGAAACCTCCCATGCTACTGCTAGGATGTTAGTTATCGGAGCTGGCAAGATGGGGAAGCTGGTGATCAAGCACCTGGTAGCCAAAGGTTGCACAAAGATGGTGGTAGTGAACAGAAGTGAAGACAGAGTTGCTGCCATTCGCGAGGAGATAAAGGATGTCGAGATAATCTATAAGCCCCTTACTGAAATGCTTAATTGTGCAGCTGAAGCAGATGTTGTTTTTACCAGCACTGCATCTGAGACCCCTCTGTTTCTGAAAGAGCATGTTCTGGATCTTCCGCCTGTTGATCCGAGTGTAGGGGGTTTAAGGCTTTTTGTTGATATCTCTGTTCCAAGAAATATTGGTGCATGTGTCAATGAGCTTGAGACAGCACGAGTTTACAATGTCGATGACCTTAAGGAGGTTGTAGCTGCTAATAAAGAAGATCGGCTCCGTAAAGCAATGGAAGCTCAGGCTATTATTGCTGAGGAATCAAAACAATTTGAAGCCTGGCGTGACTCACTGGCAACTGTTCCAACTATCAAGAAGTTGAGGGCCTATGCTGAAAGAATAAGAGCTGCGGAGCTGGATAAATGCTTGTCAAAAATGGGAGATGACATTCCAAAGAAGACACGGAAGGCTGTAGATGACCTTAGCAGGGGCATCGTAAACAAGCTACTTCACGGTCCCATGCAGCACCTAAGATGCGATGGGAGTGATAGCCGGACTTTGAGCGAAACCCTTGAGAATATGCATGCACTTAACCGTATGTTCAACCTAGAGACTGAAATATCTGAATTGGAACAGAAGATTCGAGCCAAGGTGGAACAAACTCAGAAGTAA
- the LOC105159057 gene encoding phosphoenolpyruvate carboxykinase (ATP), with protein MATENGEFSFNSSVRGRFGLPKIQTHKKAEDVETNKEICHDDSAQPVKAQTVDELHSLQKKKSAPTTPLTATQGPFAEEDRQKQQLQSISASLASLTRETGPKVVKGDPARTAETPRVSAVSLQHHHFSPTLNISDSALKFTHILYNLSPAELYEQAIKYEKGSFITSSGALATLSGAKTGRSPRDKRVVKDETTDDDLWWGKGSPNIEMDEHTFLVNRERAVDYLCSLEKVFVNDQFLNWDPEHRIKVRIVSARAYHSLFMHNMCIRPTPEELENFGTPDFTIYNAGQFPCNRYTHYMTSSTSIDLNLARREMVILGTQYAGEMKKGLFSVMHYLMPKRQILSLHSGCNMGKDGDVALFFGLSGTGKTTLSTDHNRYLIGDDEHCWSDNGVSNIEGGCYAKCVDLSREKEPDIWNAIKFGTVLENVVFDEHTREVEYSDKSVTENTRAAYPIEFIPNAKIPCVGPHPKNVILLACDAFGVLPPVSKLSLAQTMYHFISGYTALVAGTEDGIKEPTATFSACFGAAFIMLHPTKYAAMLAEKMQKHGATGWLVNTGWSGGSYGSGSRIKLAYTRKIIDAIHSGTLLEANYTKTEIFGLEIPTEIEGVPSEILDPANTWSDKNAYKDTLLKLGGLFKKNFEVFLNYKIGADNTLTEEILEAGPKF; from the exons ATGGCGACGGAAAATGGAGAATTCAGCTTCAACAGCAGCGTCAGAGGGCGGTTCGGGTTGCCTAAGATTCAGACGCATAAGAAAGCTGAAGATGTTGAGACCAATAAGGAAATCTGCCATGACGACAGCGCCCAGCCGGTGAAGGCTCAGACGGTCGACGAATTGCACTCCCTTCAGAAGAAGAAGTCGGCGCCCACCACCCCCCTCACGGCGACGCAAGGCCCCTTCGCCGAGGAAGATCGCCAGAAACAGCAGCTTCAGTCCATTAG TGCATCTTTGGCGTCGCTGACGCGGGAGACGGGGCCGAAGGTGGTGAAGGGAGATCCAGCGCGGACGGCGGAGACACCGCGGGTGTCGGCGGTGAGCCTCCAGCACCACCACTTCTCTCCCACTCTCAACATCAGCGACAGCGCCCTTAAGTTTACTCACATCCTTTATAATCTCTCGCCTGCTG aGCTTTACGAGCAAGCTATAAAGTATGAGAAAGGATCGTTTATCACGTCGAGTGGAGCATTGGCGACGCTTTCCGGCGCGAAAACAGGGCGTTCTCCGAGAGATAAGCGTGTTGTCAAGGATGAGACCACCGATGATGATCTTTGGTGGGGAAA GGGTTCGCCAAATATTGAAATGGATGAGCATACTTTCTTGGTCAACAGAGAAAGAGCGGTGGATTACTTATGCTCCTTGGAAAAG GTTTTCGTAAACGATCAGTTCCTGAATTGGGATCCAGAGCATCGCATCAAAGTCAGGATCGTCTCTGCAAGGGCCTACCATTCTCTGTTTATGCACAACAT GTGTATCCGACCCACTCCTGAAGAGCTGGAGAACTTCGGTACTCCAGACTTCACAATATACAACGCCGGTCAGTTTCCATGCAACCGTTACACCCATTATATGACTTCCTCTACTAGCATAGACCTGAATCTGGCTAGGAGGGAAATGGTGATCCTCGGCACCCAATATGCCGGGGAAATGAAGAAGGGCCTATTCAGTGTAATGCACTATCTCATGCCTAAGCGTCAAATCCTCTCCTTACACTCCGGCTGCAACATGGGAAAAGACGGAGATGTGGCCCTCTTCTTTGGATTATCAG GGACTGGTAAGACGACATTGTCTACGGATCACAACAGGTATTTGATTGGAGATGATGAGCATTGCTGGAGTGATAACGGTGTGTCAAACATTGAGGGCGGTTGCTATGCAAAGTGTGTAGACTTGTCTAGAGAGAAGGAGCCTGATATATGGAATGCAATCAAGTTTGGCACTG TTCTTGAAAATGTGGTGTTTGATGAACACACACGAGAAGTGGAGTACTCCGATAAATCTGTGACAG aaaACACTCGGGCTGCATATCCAATCGAGTTCATTCCAAATGCAAAGATACCATGTGTTGGTCCTCATCCCAAAAACGTCATTCTTTTGGCCTGTGATGCCTTTGGAGTGCTTCCTCCCGTCAGCAAACTCAGCTTGGCTCAGACAATGTATCACTTCATAAGCGGCTACACAGCTTTG GTAGCTGGAACAGAGGATGGTATAAAGGAGCCTACGGCAACATTTTCAGCATGCTTTGGTGCAGCATTTATTATGCTTCATCCTACCAAGTATGCAGCCATGCTGGCagagaaaatgcaaaaacacgGAGCGACTGGTTGGCTCGTGAACACTGGCTGGTCTGGTGGAAG CTATGGATCAGGAAGCCGTATCAAGTTAGCTTATACCAGGAAAATTATTGATGCCATACATTCAGGGACCCTCCTGGAAGCAAACTACACTAAGACAGAAATCTTTGGGCTTGAGATCCCTACCGAGATTGAGGGGGTACCTTCAGAAATACTAGATCCAGCCAATACA TGGTCTGACAAAAATGCATACAAGGATACTCTTCTGAAGCTGGGAGGTCTTTTCAAGAAGAACTTTGAGGTATTCCTGAACTACAAGATTGGAGCAGACAACACCCTGACTGAGGAGATCCTGGAAGCTGGACCAAAATTCTAA